A segment of the Frankineae bacterium MT45 genome:
TCACTCCCAGAATGAAGCAGCCGATGACATTCACCAGCAGCGTCCCGTATGGGAAGAGGTCCCCCGGACGAGCTCGGTCGCGCCAGCCGGTGACGGAGCGATCGGCCAGGTAGCGCAGCACCGCGCCGCCGGCGCCGCCGAAGAAGACCAGGGCGACGATCACGGCAGGTCTGGGTCGACGTCGTCCTGGATGGAGCCGCCCGCGCCCGCGGCCACCAGGCGCCCGGCGAAGCAGAGCCGCATCGTCCACATGCCGAGGTAAGCGCAGCCGATGCCCCCGATGACACTGAGCGCTGCGTACCCGACGCCGGTGGCCAGCGGCAGGCCCCGGGTCTGCACGGCGAAGGTGGAGAACGTGGTGAATCCGCCGAGTACCCCGGTGCCGAGAGCCGGGCGGAGCAGTGGGTGCACCCGCCAGAGCTCAGTGACGGCGACGACCAGCGCGCCCAGCAGCAGCGAGCCGACGAGATTGGTCAGCAGGGTGGCCAGCGGGATCGCCCCCGGCGCCGAGTGCAGGTTCTCGGCCAGCGCGTAACGCGCCAGGCTCCCCAGCCCCCCGCCGACGGCGACAACGGCGATCGCCCCCGGCACGCTGGGTGCTGGGGGCGATGCCGTCGTTACCTGTGGCGCGCCGATCTGTTGAGCCTAACCGGGCCGAATCAGACCGGTACCGGCTCCTTCTCGGTGTCACTGGGCTCCTCGTCCGGCGGCTCGACCGAGAGCTGCGGTACGACACGATCCAGCCACTTCGGGAAGTACCAGTTCGCCCGTCCGAACATGTGCATCAGCGACGGCACGAGCACCGTGCGGAGCACGAAGGCGTCCAGGAAGACTGCCGACGCCAGACCGAATCCGAAGAGCTTGATGATGCGCCCGTCACCGAGGATGAAGCCGCCGAAGACCGCGATCATGATCAGTGCGGCCGCGGTGATGATGCCACCGGTCTCGGCCTGCCCGACGGTGATGGCGCGGCGGTTGTCCTTGGTGTGCACCCACTCCTCATGCATTCGGCTGACCAGGAACACCTGATAATCCATCGACAATCCGAAGAGGATGGCGAAGAACATCACCGGTAGGAAGGGTTCGATAGGTCCGCCCTTGCCCACGGCCAGAGCGTCGGAGAACCACCCCCACTGGAAGATCGCCACGACGATTCCGAAGGCCGCGGCAGCCGCCAACAGGTTCATCGCGGCCGCCGTCAGCGGCACGACGAGGCTCCGGAACGCCACCATCAGCAGC
Coding sequences within it:
- a CDS encoding CrcB protein, which gives rise to MPGAIAVVAVGGGLGSLARYALAENLHSAPGAIPLATLLTNLVGSLLLGALVVAVTELWRVHPLLRPALGTGVLGGFTTFSTFAVQTRGLPLATGVGYAALSVIGGIGCAYLGMWTMRLCFAGRLVAAGAGGSIQDDVDPDLP